A stretch of the Bacillus sp. FJAT-18017 genome encodes the following:
- a CDS encoding sugar O-acetyltransferase, producing MSIKDKMKSGKLYYANDEGLMKEQMQCLDVLYDFNHTRPSEVEKRERILTELFAEVGTNVYIEPPLHANWGRHTHIGNDVYANFNLTLVDDTDIYIGNNVLIGPNVTIDAGTHPIHPELRRNAAQFNLPVVIEDNVWIGAGSIILPGVRIGENSVIGAGSVVTKDILANVIAVGSPCRVMRKINERDLEYYHKDMKIDEKDLL from the coding sequence ATGTCCATTAAGGATAAGATGAAAAGCGGGAAATTGTATTACGCGAACGATGAAGGTTTGATGAAAGAGCAGATGCAATGTTTGGACGTATTGTATGACTTTAACCATACCAGGCCTTCCGAGGTAGAAAAGAGAGAGAGGATTTTAACCGAATTGTTTGCTGAAGTAGGCACCAACGTCTATATTGAACCTCCACTTCATGCAAACTGGGGGCGGCATACACATATAGGAAATGATGTCTACGCCAATTTCAACCTGACATTGGTAGATGACACCGATATCTATATAGGCAATAATGTACTTATTGGACCAAATGTAACGATTGATGCGGGGACTCATCCGATTCATCCTGAATTACGGAGAAATGCTGCCCAGTTTAACCTCCCAGTAGTTATTGAGGATAATGTTTGGATTGGCGCAGGTTCCATTATCCTGCCTGGAGTCCGAATTGGAGAAAATTCAGTGATCGGTGCTGGCAGTGTCGTTACCAAGGACATTCTAGCAAATGTTATAGCCGTGGGAAGCCCTTGCAGGGTAATGCGGAAAATCAATGAACGTGATCTGGAATATTATCATAAAGATATGAAAATAGATGAAAAGGATTTACTCTAA
- a CDS encoding DUF4179 domain-containing protein, with protein MESIVEWFDQRIQSFYILGWSYLGNQRQMEELFYRSITKVYKELPRFKRQTSFEIWVTSIFISICRELAADGSLQASETSEPRQDVFKALDQLEEYEKEAVVLKYIIGIPLESAAGILRIPENKLKEYLFSAVQSLKKGMGYELSLNGCKEYHKKYIDYLERKMDRPEKVDFEIHIYHCQKCQEDLAAFQDVILTLPKNKNDFHVPGNFLDSVKARLEEREKNRRLKNRKRIRIGIVFASVFALLMSLEVVTGAFSNAYYTYAEEDQQLRAYLQQDLGKMLNLKAESKGIEITIKSVIADDVQTLVFYEIKDTDEDNQYFMMYQDGVIVENEQEIMNHAAYPRHYFPHLESNENKKEKNVFRGKMSLLPLGKDNGTIELKITKLYKLIRASDDRDDFNPYENLSFETGEWNFEIPVTKKPSTEYALDEETEIEGIPVRFDKLTIAPTATILEYAIPFSGSGKRIDVLNFGNLKVNNKKLKADRYGNNFGNGINEWMTYHMHFDPLYGEKPKEASVWIESANLTVEDKRTIELNGSEKYPQTFEYAGSTISIDRFEAGDSTNVVISNHAIKNRAFESLHYEIIGEDGNTPMEMEMMNPKGVFVDKKGFEYDPNEITFVYEKLEQPRYFFTEENIRFHSNNEGDNIPKILEIYSYTTTKFLNEMVKVSLE; from the coding sequence ATGGAATCAATCGTCGAATGGTTCGATCAGCGGATACAATCGTTCTATATTCTCGGCTGGTCCTATTTAGGAAATCAGCGGCAAATGGAGGAGCTTTTTTACCGTTCGATTACTAAGGTGTACAAAGAGCTGCCACGGTTTAAGAGGCAAACATCATTTGAAATTTGGGTAACATCCATTTTCATATCTATTTGCCGTGAGCTTGCTGCTGATGGAAGTTTACAAGCTTCAGAGACAAGTGAACCACGACAGGATGTATTTAAAGCACTAGACCAGTTGGAAGAGTATGAGAAAGAAGCGGTGGTTCTTAAATATATAATAGGAATCCCCTTGGAGAGTGCAGCAGGCATTCTCAGGATTCCAGAGAATAAGCTGAAAGAGTATTTGTTTTCCGCAGTCCAGTCACTAAAAAAGGGAATGGGATATGAACTGAGCTTAAATGGCTGTAAAGAGTATCATAAAAAATACATTGATTACTTGGAAAGGAAAATGGACCGGCCTGAAAAGGTTGATTTCGAAATACATATTTACCATTGCCAAAAATGCCAGGAGGATTTGGCTGCCTTCCAGGATGTCATCTTAACTCTTCCAAAAAATAAAAATGATTTTCATGTGCCAGGAAATTTTCTTGATAGCGTCAAGGCGAGGCTGGAAGAAAGGGAAAAGAACAGACGGTTAAAGAACAGAAAACGTATTAGAATCGGGATCGTTTTTGCGAGCGTTTTCGCATTATTAATGAGTCTAGAAGTTGTAACAGGGGCTTTTTCAAATGCCTACTATACATATGCGGAAGAAGATCAGCAACTGCGTGCCTATCTGCAGCAGGATTTGGGTAAGATGCTGAACCTTAAAGCAGAGAGCAAGGGGATTGAAATTACAATTAAAAGCGTGATTGCTGATGATGTCCAGACTCTCGTTTTTTATGAAATAAAAGATACGGATGAAGATAATCAATATTTCATGATGTATCAAGATGGGGTTATTGTGGAGAATGAACAGGAAATCATGAACCATGCGGCATATCCGAGGCACTATTTCCCTCACCTTGAATCGAATGAAAATAAGAAAGAAAAAAACGTGTTTCGGGGAAAAATGAGTCTCTTACCCCTGGGGAAGGACAACGGGACAATTGAACTGAAGATTACTAAGCTTTACAAATTAATCCGTGCTTCTGATGACAGGGATGATTTTAACCCATACGAGAATTTGAGCTTTGAGACAGGCGAGTGGAACTTCGAGATTCCTGTAACAAAAAAGCCATCTACCGAATATGCCTTGGATGAAGAAACAGAAATCGAAGGGATTCCGGTTCGTTTTGATAAACTGACCATCGCTCCGACAGCGACGATTCTTGAATATGCAATTCCTTTTAGCGGTTCAGGAAAACGAATTGATGTTCTTAATTTTGGAAATCTGAAAGTAAACAATAAAAAACTTAAAGCGGATAGGTATGGCAATAATTTTGGAAATGGAATCAATGAGTGGATGACCTACCACATGCATTTTGACCCGCTTTATGGAGAAAAGCCTAAAGAAGCCAGTGTTTGGATAGAATCTGCTAATTTAACGGTTGAAGACAAGAGGACCATTGAGCTGAATGGTTCAGAGAAATATCCACAAACCTTTGAATATGCAGGCAGCACGATATCCATCGACAGGTTTGAGGCTGGTGATTCAACCAATGTAGTCATAAGCAATCATGCAATTAAAAATCGGGCATTTGAGTCACTTCACTATGAAATTATCGGTGAGGATGGAAATACTCCAATGGAAATGGAAATGATGAATCCGAAAGGAGTTTTTGTTGATAAAAAGGGGTTTGAGTACGATCCGAATGAAATCACTTTCGTTTATGAGAAACTCGAACAACCGCGTTATTTCTTTACGGAAGAAAATATTAGGTTCCATAGTAACAATGAAGGAGATAATATCCCAAAAATTCTCGAGATCTATAGCTATACCACAACAAAATTTTTGAATGAAATGGTAAAGGTTTCGTTGGAATAA
- a CDS encoding DUF4256 domain-containing protein, which yields MTEIDKKELSLEQREELLETLKLRFEKNMYRHEGLEWAKIQDKLDANPEKLWSLNEMESTGGEPDVVGHDEEKDEYIFYDCAAESPKGRRSVCYDHEALEARKKHKPENSAINMAAAMGIELLTEEQYRELQKLDNFDLKTSSWVQTPSDIRKRGGALFCDRRYDTVFVYHNGADSYYGARGFRGSLRV from the coding sequence ATGACTGAAATCGATAAAAAGGAATTATCACTGGAACAACGGGAGGAACTACTCGAAACATTGAAACTCCGATTTGAGAAAAACATGTACCGCCATGAAGGTCTTGAATGGGCTAAAATCCAAGACAAGCTGGATGCAAATCCTGAAAAGTTATGGTCGCTCAATGAAATGGAAAGCACTGGCGGCGAACCGGATGTTGTTGGTCATGATGAAGAGAAGGATGAATACATTTTTTATGATTGCGCAGCGGAAAGTCCAAAAGGCCGCAGAAGTGTGTGTTACGACCATGAAGCGCTAGAGGCAAGGAAAAAACATAAACCAGAAAATAGTGCTATTAATATGGCGGCTGCCATGGGAATTGAACTTTTAACGGAAGAACAATATCGAGAGTTGCAAAAACTTGATAATTTCGATTTGAAAACATCAAGTTGGGTGCAAACACCCTCAGATATTAGAAAACGTGGCGGTGCCCTTTTTTGTGATCGCCGCTACGATACGGTCTTTGTTTACCACAATGGTGCGGATTCCTACTATGGTGCCAGAGGGTTCCGTGGCTCGTTAAGGGTCTGA
- a CDS encoding serine hydrolase domain-containing protein has product MINSISDIQSNNKFSGTVLVKANENVLADISFGYANRSEQIKNNANTRYGIASGCKLFTAIAVCQLVEMGKLSFDMKLKDCLDIDFSNFDSDITIHHLLTHTSGIPDYFDEEVMDDFEELWVSNPMYKIRSLKNFLPLFQDMPMKFKAGERFSYNNAGYILLGLIIEKASQLDFAEYIQEHIFKKAGMEGAGYFEFDALPPNTAVGYIDYPDGTWKTNIYSLPVKGGSDGGAYVTVVDMVKLWETLMSNGLLSKDYTQLLLNPYVQVGDEDHFYGLGVWIEKKGTDILKYHVMGYDPGVSFHSAFYPENSSTVVVCSNKSNGAYKIFKGIEDELNSLNHYEEK; this is encoded by the coding sequence ATGATAAATAGTATTTCGGATATTCAGAGTAACAATAAATTTTCAGGTACGGTCCTAGTTAAAGCCAATGAGAATGTATTAGCAGATATAAGCTTTGGATATGCTAATCGATCTGAACAAATAAAAAACAATGCAAATACTAGATACGGGATAGCATCAGGCTGCAAATTATTTACAGCCATAGCCGTTTGTCAGCTTGTGGAAATGGGGAAACTTTCATTTGATATGAAGCTGAAAGATTGTCTTGATATTGATTTTTCGAATTTTGATAGTGATATAACCATACATCATCTTCTCACACATACGTCTGGAATACCCGACTATTTTGATGAAGAAGTAATGGATGATTTTGAAGAATTATGGGTTAGTAACCCTATGTATAAAATAAGAAGTTTGAAAAACTTTCTGCCATTATTTCAAGATATGCCTATGAAGTTTAAAGCTGGAGAAAGATTTTCCTATAATAATGCAGGATATATTTTGCTTGGTTTAATCATTGAGAAAGCTAGTCAGCTTGACTTTGCTGAGTACATACAGGAACATATCTTCAAGAAAGCCGGCATGGAGGGGGCGGGATATTTTGAATTTGATGCTCTTCCTCCGAATACCGCAGTGGGTTACATAGACTATCCCGACGGAACATGGAAAACGAATATCTATTCATTACCCGTAAAAGGTGGTTCAGATGGAGGAGCTTATGTTACGGTTGTAGATATGGTGAAACTGTGGGAAACACTAATGAGTAATGGACTTTTAAGTAAAGACTATACCCAGCTTTTGCTGAATCCATATGTTCAAGTCGGTGATGAAGATCATTTTTATGGCCTTGGTGTTTGGATAGAGAAAAAGGGGACTGACATTTTAAAATATCATGTAATGGGATATGACCCTGGCGTTAGTTTTCATTCTGCTTTTTACCCAGAAAATTCAAGTACAGTTGTTGTCTGTTCGAACAAGTCTAATGGTGCATACAAAATTTTTAAAGGTATTGAAGATGAATTAAATAGCCTTAACCATTATGAGGAAAAATAG
- a CDS encoding cytochrome c — translation MKRSLVTFFICVFIGLGFSYVVFEIIGGQKDSAASSNNHTEQKDDAKKEAETAKQEPAEKVVEVSADTEILSAKGCLGCHSVEGLNLQGGATGPDLSQAFTNVEGKHGKPIAEFLKEPTSAVMSGVISGSPLKDEEITEIVDLLKKASEKK, via the coding sequence TTGAAAAGGTCATTAGTAACATTTTTCATTTGTGTGTTTATTGGATTGGGCTTTAGCTATGTGGTTTTTGAAATCATTGGCGGGCAAAAGGATTCTGCCGCTTCTTCCAACAACCACACTGAACAAAAAGACGATGCAAAGAAGGAAGCGGAAACCGCAAAACAGGAGCCTGCAGAAAAAGTTGTTGAAGTATCTGCTGATACTGAAATCCTGTCAGCGAAAGGCTGCCTCGGCTGCCATTCTGTTGAAGGCCTGAATCTCCAGGGCGGCGCAACAGGCCCGGATTTATCCCAAGCTTTTACGAACGTTGAGGGCAAACACGGAAAGCCTATTGCCGAGTTCCTTAAAGAGCCGACTTCCGCGGTCATGTCTGGGGTCATTAGTGGCAGCCCGCTAAAGGACGAGGAAATTACCGAAATCGTCGACCTGCTAAAAAAGGCATCCGAAAAGAAATAA
- the nosZ gene encoding Sec-dependent nitrous-oxide reductase — MKKWIPAASGLLAGFTAATLFFGDFAQGVKTEQLSATTKTNAEKVYVPFGKKDDYYLFASGGHSGQMFIYGVPSMRHIRTVPVFSQDSATGYGWDQHSKKMLGGYTWGDLHHPAFSETNGDYDGKYMFATDVGNSRAAVMNLETFTVRDIINVPNTSGPHCAAFVTENTEYMFLPTRFAVPIGSEYAELDDYSEKYRGVMSAVTFDEKKEKLNISYQVALPPWSFDLSDAGKKISKDWAVLTTYNTEEATTNLEINASQADRDYIVLFNWKELEKMVKEGKYDTVTGQKMIFPEKHKGGMYLVPVAKSPHGVDVTPEGKYFIASGKLAPAMTVFSFEKAFKAIENQDFKGERNGLPVLNYDSVVEREVNPENALGPLHTQFDEKGMAYTTMFISSEIVKWDPSTGETLDRVPVQYSPGHSVAAEGDTVAPDGKYIVALNKIAKDSYLSVGPSHPESMQLIDLSGKKMEVIQSAPVNPEPHYAQMIKADKIKTISVYPKDEKNKDATYKQEDTKIVRKGNEVHVYGIAMRSKFVFDAKAKRPDQIEVNEGDKVTIHLTNIDFDQDITHGFAINGYDLNIEVQPGQTNTISFTADKAGTFPLYCTNFCSALHQEMTGYFLVKPKQ; from the coding sequence ATGAAAAAATGGATCCCTGCAGCATCAGGGCTTCTCGCAGGATTCACAGCAGCAACACTATTCTTTGGCGACTTCGCACAGGGCGTTAAAACAGAGCAACTATCAGCTACTACAAAAACAAACGCCGAAAAGGTTTATGTTCCGTTTGGCAAAAAGGATGATTATTATTTATTTGCTTCAGGCGGTCATTCCGGGCAAATGTTCATCTACGGTGTCCCTTCGATGAGGCATATCCGGACCGTGCCGGTGTTTTCACAGGATTCAGCAACGGGATATGGCTGGGACCAACACTCAAAGAAGATGCTAGGAGGCTATACTTGGGGTGACCTCCATCATCCGGCTTTTTCAGAAACAAACGGAGACTACGATGGAAAGTACATGTTTGCTACCGATGTCGGCAACAGCCGCGCTGCGGTCATGAACCTGGAAACATTCACAGTCCGCGACATCATTAACGTGCCAAATACAAGCGGACCTCATTGTGCCGCATTTGTAACCGAAAATACGGAGTATATGTTCCTGCCGACCCGTTTTGCTGTACCAATTGGCAGTGAGTATGCCGAACTAGATGACTACAGCGAGAAATACCGCGGCGTTATGTCGGCCGTTACCTTTGATGAGAAAAAAGAAAAGCTGAATATCAGCTACCAGGTAGCCCTTCCGCCTTGGTCGTTCGACCTTTCCGACGCCGGTAAGAAGATATCGAAGGATTGGGCTGTGCTTACGACCTACAACACGGAAGAAGCGACAACGAATCTTGAAATCAATGCTTCCCAGGCTGACCGTGACTATATTGTTCTTTTCAACTGGAAGGAACTCGAGAAGATGGTCAAGGAAGGCAAGTACGATACAGTGACAGGCCAAAAGATGATCTTCCCTGAAAAACATAAAGGCGGTATGTATCTTGTTCCCGTTGCAAAGTCTCCTCACGGCGTTGACGTCACTCCGGAAGGAAAATACTTTATAGCATCAGGCAAGCTTGCTCCTGCGATGACTGTGTTTTCTTTTGAAAAAGCATTCAAAGCCATCGAAAACCAGGACTTCAAAGGTGAACGCAATGGTCTTCCTGTCCTGAATTACGACTCGGTAGTGGAAAGAGAAGTAAACCCTGAAAACGCGCTAGGACCGCTTCATACCCAGTTTGATGAAAAAGGCATGGCTTACACAACGATGTTCATTTCTTCCGAGATTGTGAAATGGGATCCTAGCACAGGTGAAACGCTTGACCGAGTTCCAGTCCAGTACTCACCTGGCCATTCTGTTGCAGCAGAAGGTGACACGGTGGCACCTGATGGTAAATATATTGTTGCCTTAAATAAAATTGCAAAAGACAGTTACCTGTCAGTCGGGCCTTCCCATCCTGAGTCAATGCAGCTAATCGACCTGTCCGGCAAAAAGATGGAAGTCATCCAATCTGCTCCAGTCAATCCAGAGCCGCATTACGCTCAAATGATCAAGGCTGACAAAATTAAAACGATATCCGTATATCCAAAAGATGAAAAGAACAAGGATGCTACCTATAAACAGGAAGACACGAAAATTGTCCGCAAAGGCAATGAAGTTCACGTGTACGGAATTGCAATGCGTTCCAAGTTTGTCTTTGACGCAAAAGCAAAACGCCCTGACCAAATCGAAGTGAACGAAGGTGACAAGGTCACGATTCACCTAACCAATATCGACTTTGACCAGGATATCACCCATGGTTTCGCTATAAATGGCTACGACCTCAATATAGAAGTGCAGCCAGGACAAACGAATACCATTTCATTCACGGCTGATAAAGCTGGAACATTCCCGCTTTACTGCACAAACTTCTGCTCCGCGCTGCACCAGGAAATGACAGGGTACTTCCTTGTAAAGCCGAAACAGTAA
- the nosD gene encoding nitrous oxide reductase family maturation protein NosD has translation MMKKLLFLFIFLLCFALGPDNSFAAPGDLQSKIDALEEGESLTLEGITYEGNLVITKSIKISGKKGTVIKGDSSGNVISIKAPGVTIANLTVTNGSMDRNSPEEYAGIKVFTNGNTIENVTVHDVFHGIYLSKAYDNTLNNNNILGFSDGEVAGQGNGIQVYYSNGNTITGNTIEGSRDGMYFDYSDENTILDNEISRTRYGLHYMYSHSNRFSGNIFAFNTGGAALMMSNNIELENNQFIFNYGNQSFGVLLQQTNDIVIENNTFYLNQRGIYSDQANRTTVRKNRIIQNQIGVELWASSSQHVFTENTISENTIPAVTLGGQGVNNFWSLADKGNDWGNSFPLTDLDQNRTGDFPITYRSSLYELLEEQELTYLFLKSPALTIYEKLNSFLNGDEVMFEDAHPLVGSGGTAILSWILITGLFLLGILLFSKGRHQLCIIFGKNGRKQ, from the coding sequence ATGATGAAAAAACTTCTCTTTCTCTTCATATTCCTGTTATGTTTCGCTTTAGGCCCAGATAATTCATTTGCTGCACCTGGCGATTTGCAGAGCAAGATTGATGCCCTTGAAGAGGGAGAGAGTTTAACTCTTGAGGGGATTACGTACGAAGGAAACCTGGTTATTACGAAAAGCATTAAAATCTCAGGCAAAAAAGGCACGGTCATTAAAGGTGACAGCAGCGGAAATGTTATTTCAATCAAGGCACCAGGTGTCACAATCGCCAATCTTACTGTCACAAATGGGAGCATGGACCGGAACTCCCCGGAAGAATATGCGGGAATAAAAGTTTTCACGAATGGCAACACAATTGAAAATGTCACGGTTCATGACGTCTTTCATGGTATTTATTTGAGCAAGGCCTATGACAATACGTTGAATAACAACAATATACTAGGATTTTCAGACGGCGAAGTTGCCGGACAGGGAAACGGGATTCAAGTCTATTACTCCAATGGAAATACGATAACCGGCAATACAATTGAAGGAAGCCGCGATGGCATGTACTTTGATTATTCCGATGAAAATACGATTCTGGACAATGAAATAAGCCGGACACGCTATGGCCTACATTATATGTACTCGCACTCAAACCGATTCAGCGGAAATATATTCGCCTTTAATACAGGCGGTGCCGCGCTAATGATGTCAAATAATATTGAACTTGAAAACAATCAATTTATTTTCAACTATGGCAACCAATCCTTTGGAGTTCTGTTGCAGCAGACGAATGATATTGTTATTGAAAACAATACATTCTACCTAAATCAGCGGGGAATCTATTCTGACCAGGCGAACCGTACGACAGTCCGGAAAAACCGGATCATTCAAAACCAGATTGGTGTTGAGCTGTGGGCCAGCTCCAGCCAGCATGTTTTTACAGAAAACACTATCTCTGAAAATACCATCCCCGCAGTAACACTTGGCGGCCAGGGCGTGAATAACTTTTGGAGCCTTGCTGATAAAGGCAATGATTGGGGCAATTCCTTTCCGCTCACCGACCTTGACCAGAACAGAACTGGGGATTTTCCAATAACCTACCGCTCGTCTCTTTATGAATTACTCGAAGAACAGGAGCTAACCTATCTTTTTCTAAAGAGTCCGGCACTAACAATCTATGAAAAATTGAACAGCTTTCTAAACGGGGACGAAGTAATGTTTGAGGATGCCCATCCCCTTGTTGGTAGTGGCGGAACCGCCATACTTTCCTGGATATTGATTACAGGGCTGTTCCTCCTTGGCATCTTACTTTTTTCAAAAGGGAGACATCAGCTATGCATTATATTTGGAAAGAATGGAAGGAAACAATAA
- a CDS encoding ABC transporter permease: protein MHYIWKEWKETIRGKGLWLSMAAIIAVSAGMLFTSSLPFDQGLYILLINLFDTLIYFIPILCLFIGAFSVFQEKEQKTMVMLLTKKDSFPSFLLKKSLALHTVFLLPLAGWLFFYLALLKFSYRIDFTGYGIFILSVFTIAIIFMQLGVMAGSISRNRMQIIGFAILIWFYFFFLHDFLLLTLLPNVTHENVKLFSAAYFLNPIQAVRVYLETGLDVYSFNHMSRLLQSFMWTKPIYFYLGSTTFWLLVSFLGATVFHRKEGGE from the coding sequence ATGCATTATATTTGGAAAGAATGGAAGGAAACAATAAGGGGCAAAGGCCTATGGCTTTCGATGGCAGCCATCATTGCGGTTTCGGCTGGGATGCTGTTCACATCCTCTCTCCCATTTGACCAGGGCCTTTACATCCTCCTGATTAACTTGTTTGATACATTGATTTATTTCATTCCAATTCTATGCCTGTTTATCGGTGCATTCAGTGTTTTTCAGGAAAAAGAACAGAAAACCATGGTCATGCTTCTGACTAAAAAAGATAGCTTTCCATCATTCCTGCTAAAAAAATCGCTGGCACTTCATACCGTTTTCCTTCTGCCATTGGCTGGTTGGCTGTTTTTCTATCTCGCTCTTCTAAAATTCAGCTATAGAATTGATTTTACCGGCTACGGCATTTTTATTCTTTCGGTTTTCACTATTGCCATTATATTTATGCAACTTGGAGTTATGGCGGGAAGTATCAGCCGCAATAGGATGCAGATTATCGGGTTCGCAATCTTGATCTGGTTCTACTTCTTTTTCCTCCATGATTTCTTGCTGCTAACACTTTTGCCAAACGTTACACACGAAAACGTAAAGCTGTTTTCAGCAGCCTACTTTCTTAATCCAATCCAAGCAGTGCGGGTTTATCTGGAGACAGGGCTTGATGTGTATTCGTTCAACCATATGTCAAGGCTTCTGCAATCGTTTATGTGGACGAAACCGATCTATTTTTATCTGGGAAGTACAACATTCTGGCTGCTCGTTTCATTTCTTGGTGCCACAGTGTTTCACCGCAAGGAGGGTGGAGAATGA
- a CDS encoding ABC transporter ATP-binding protein gives MISIKNLSQAFGKKTVLKNINLEINQNEVCALVGRNGAGKSTLLNSLLGLLPVSEGKVLINGKEVNRMNMEWKKSVSYLPEKFLLYPSLTGAENMAFFAEAISGKTDAAKVEEMLRSVSLWDDKDKQVKNYSKGMLQRLGLAITLYPDAELLILDEPTSGIDPIGRKEILEVIKSLKGKTIFLSSHHIDEIKQVCTHVAYLEDGIMKKYKVGEFLEKKKLGGLI, from the coding sequence ATGATTTCAATCAAGAACCTGAGCCAAGCGTTTGGGAAAAAGACTGTCTTAAAAAATATTAACCTTGAAATCAATCAAAATGAGGTTTGCGCCCTTGTCGGCCGCAATGGCGCGGGTAAGTCGACACTATTAAACAGTTTGCTTGGGCTGCTTCCGGTTAGCGAAGGAAAGGTCCTGATCAATGGCAAAGAGGTAAACCGAATGAACATGGAATGGAAGAAATCCGTCTCCTACCTGCCGGAAAAATTCCTTCTCTATCCGTCACTGACTGGCGCCGAGAACATGGCCTTCTTTGCCGAGGCAATCAGCGGAAAAACGGATGCAGCGAAGGTAGAGGAAATGCTACGATCCGTAAGCCTGTGGGACGACAAAGACAAGCAGGTAAAAAATTACTCAAAAGGGATGCTTCAGCGGCTTGGGCTAGCTATTACTCTCTACCCTGATGCCGAATTGCTTATCCTTGATGAACCGACAAGCGGGATTGACCCAATTGGCCGGAAGGAAATTCTTGAAGTCATCAAATCTTTAAAGGGAAAAACGATTTTCCTCTCTTCTCATCATATCGATGAAATCAAACAGGTTTGCACACATGTCGCCTACCTGGAAGACGGGATAATGAAAAAATACAAAGTTGGAGAATTTTTGGAAAAGAAGAAGCTGGGGGGTCTGATTTAA
- a CDS encoding FixH family protein: MAIKRIGLLIFTGILLLAGCSGSPDYKVEVKEQVYSLKDKPSPIVISVEEDNKPVSDLKISGELRMVDMDHGTMKADFTEREKGVYQAEAKLPMPGKYEIAMTIKLDDEETGKVLEFDVKKAEGVALINGEWITDEDIEFYAFINKLHTAINRERDKEKYSGKELEEALAYWDAQDKINDDKNQLLTQIIRLRSVAMLAKEKGHNASQEEVDRQLDDVKEQYNEFEVAPKMIAEYGEERFWAKERSQYEMIVLTQKVQQDLIEKAKKENPKAGEQEIQYIAQKEYEELLVSQVNSLDIVIQ, translated from the coding sequence ATGGCAATTAAACGTATCGGACTATTGATTTTTACCGGAATATTACTGCTAGCTGGCTGCTCAGGGAGCCCAGATTATAAAGTTGAAGTAAAAGAGCAAGTTTATTCCTTAAAAGATAAGCCGTCACCGATTGTAATTAGTGTCGAAGAGGACAACAAACCGGTGTCTGACTTGAAGATATCGGGCGAACTAAGGATGGTTGATATGGACCATGGGACAATGAAGGCTGACTTTACCGAGAGAGAAAAAGGGGTCTATCAGGCAGAGGCCAAGCTTCCAATGCCGGGTAAATACGAAATTGCGATGACCATCAAACTCGATGATGAAGAAACAGGAAAGGTCCTCGAGTTTGATGTGAAAAAGGCTGAGGGCGTTGCCTTAATAAACGGTGAATGGATTACAGATGAGGACATTGAGTTTTACGCATTCATCAATAAACTGCATACCGCCATCAACCGTGAACGGGACAAGGAAAAATATAGCGGAAAAGAGCTTGAAGAGGCGCTTGCCTACTGGGATGCTCAGGATAAGATCAATGATGACAAAAACCAGCTCCTCACCCAAATAATCAGGCTCCGCTCCGTAGCTATGCTCGCCAAGGAAAAAGGCCATAACGCAAGTCAAGAGGAAGTGGACAGGCAGCTTGATGACGTCAAAGAACAATACAACGAATTTGAAGTTGCACCTAAAATGATTGCTGAATACGGGGAAGAGCGGTTCTGGGCAAAGGAGCGCTCACAGTATGAAATGATCGTCCTGACTCAGAAGGTACAGCAGGATTTGATTGAAAAAGCAAAAAAGGAAAATCCAAAGGCGGGAGAACAGGAAATCCAATACATCGCCCAAAAGGAATATGAGGAACTGCTTGTTTCCCAGGTAAATTCTCTTGATATAGTCATACAATAA